One Deltaproteobacteria bacterium genomic region harbors:
- a CDS encoding biopolymer transporter ExbD, which translates to MKVHRFHTAKPRIEMIPLMDVIFLLLVTFIFFSMAMTVQRGITVDLPAAATASVRLDECTVISATNDGRVMVDGVDVAMNEVYQVLFRLHERCPQRTVVIAGDRKAPYETIVFLLDEARRAGISSISVDTKCLRD; encoded by the coding sequence ATGAAAGTTCACCGGTTCCATACAGCGAAGCCGCGAATAGAAATGATCCCCCTTATGGATGTCATCTTTCTGCTCCTGGTCACCTTTATTTTTTTCTCCATGGCCATGACCGTTCAGCGGGGAATTACCGTGGATTTGCCGGCGGCCGCGACGGCCTCGGTCCGTCTTGATGAATGCACGGTGATATCCGCCACGAACGACGGCAGGGTCATGGTCGACGGCGTCGATGTCGCCATGAATGAAGTGTATCAGGTCCTTTTCCGCCTTCATGAACGATGTCCGCAGCGGACCGTGGTCATTGCCGGTGACAGAAAGGCCCCGTACGAAACAATTGTTTTTCTCCTCGACGAGGCGCGCAGAGCGGGGATATCGTCGATATCGGTGGATACGAAATGTCTGCGGGATTAA
- a CDS encoding energy transducer TonB, which produces MSAGLRGDLVAAALGAFLIHGLVAVLPAGPPPFSVSESSHADKRLELSLVSTYRGTETVRRTTDAVAPVALSPPVRREPEIPEKRETPLVEKNVGKNISNAPLPERAVVADGVTGGSDDTRRPVVTGDLKGPVERDVTEIPPRYRRAPAPPYPEASRRRGQEGVVVLSVEVLADGSVGHVEIRRSSEHASLDDAALRAVREWVFEPARVGGEPVARWVEIPLRFTLRDAGKP; this is translated from the coding sequence ATGTCTGCGGGATTAAGAGGGGACCTTGTCGCGGCGGCACTGGGGGCATTCCTGATCCACGGGCTCGTGGCGGTGCTTCCGGCCGGTCCACCGCCCTTTTCCGTGTCTGAGAGTTCCCACGCCGACAAGCGTCTTGAATTATCTCTCGTTTCAACTTATAGAGGAACGGAAACGGTCCGGCGGACGACTGATGCCGTCGCACCGGTCGCGCTGTCTCCTCCGGTGCGTCGCGAACCGGAAATACCGGAGAAGCGCGAGACGCCGCTCGTTGAGAAGAACGTTGGGAAGAACATTTCCAACGCCCCGCTCCCTGAACGAGCCGTCGTGGCTGATGGGGTGACCGGTGGAAGTGATGATACCCGTAGACCCGTCGTCACCGGTGACCTGAAGGGACCGGTTGAAAGGGATGTTACTGAGATTCCTCCCCGCTACCGGCGTGCCCCGGCGCCTCCTTACCCGGAGGCATCCCGCCGGCGTGGACAGGAGGGAGTGGTCGTCCTTTCCGTGGAGGTCCTCGCCGATGGTTCCGTGGGGCATGTGGAGATCAGGAGATCGTCGGAACACGCCTCGCTCGATGATGCGGCACTCCGGGCCGTGCGGGAATGGGTCTTCGAGCCCGCCCGTGTGGGAGGCGAGCCCGTCGCCCGATGGGTGGAGATCCCCCTGCGATTTACGCTGCGAGACGCCGGGAAACCATGA
- a CDS encoding tetratricopeptide repeat protein, translating to MRRKRIIHIVIIFCIATAALAPPAVDRAEAVSSRTYYLQGNSFLVKKKYDRAIEHYKKAISINPKVASYHYQLAEAYRCKELYDEAVKNYQAALEIKPDYYACHAALGQIYFDRGDLRKALEYYRTLADKCPRDSSVHFSLARICEIKGDMDGAINEYETALRIRSGYYEALCNVAALYAMKGDFETAVSRYVAARKLRPYEEDVVVALGVLYTKLREYGKAVEMFDIAVKINPVNRDMRFYLGKAYYGLGDINQAIKQTEKALKADPESAEIHFTLGLYYDKKGWTDMAAAEYREALRLDPEYLLKKVEKAGKGSIPPGEKNG from the coding sequence ATGAGAAGAAAAAGAATCATCCATATCGTCATCATATTCTGTATCGCGACAGCCGCGCTTGCCCCCCCGGCGGTCGACCGCGCCGAAGCAGTTTCATCGCGTACATATTACCTCCAGGGGAATTCCTTCCTGGTGAAAAAGAAATACGACCGGGCCATTGAACACTATAAAAAGGCCATTTCGATCAATCCCAAGGTCGCTTCCTATCATTATCAGCTTGCGGAGGCCTATCGCTGCAAGGAACTGTATGACGAGGCCGTCAAGAACTATCAGGCGGCCCTGGAAATAAAACCGGACTATTATGCCTGCCACGCGGCGCTGGGACAGATCTATTTTGATCGGGGTGATCTCAGGAAGGCGCTGGAATATTATCGTACGCTTGCCGACAAGTGTCCCCGTGACAGCAGCGTTCATTTCTCACTGGCACGGATTTGTGAGATCAAGGGTGATATGGACGGGGCGATAAACGAATATGAAACGGCCCTTCGAATACGTTCCGGTTATTACGAGGCGCTCTGTAATGTCGCCGCCCTGTATGCCATGAAGGGGGATTTTGAAACGGCTGTTTCCCGGTACGTTGCCGCCAGGAAGCTCCGGCCCTACGAGGAGGACGTGGTGGTGGCGCTCGGTGTGCTCTATACAAAGCTCAGGGAATACGGGAAGGCCGTCGAGATGTTTGATATCGCCGTGAAAATAAATCCCGTCAACCGGGACATGAGATTTTACCTCGGTAAGGCCTACTATGGGCTCGGTGACATCAATCAAGCGATCAAACAGACGGAGAAGGCGCTGAAAGCGGATCCGGAAAGCGCCGAAATCCACTTCACCCTGGGTCTTTACTATGATAAGAAGGGCTGGACCGACATGGCAGCCGCTGAGTACCGGGAAGCGCTCCGCCTTGACCCCGAATACCTGCTGAAAAAAGTTGAAAAAGCGGGGAAGGGGAGCATTCCACCCGGTGAGAAGAATGGATAA
- the pyrE gene encoding orotate phosphoribosyltransferase, translating into MKKRLAELIIERSFQYREDPPFTLASGRQSNYYFNCKTTTLDPEGMYLIGNVIFDILAGSNVTAAGGLTLGADPMANALSLVSYERGRPIKAFIVRKEVKAHGTGRAVEGNVQAGERVVILDDVITTGGSTITAIERAREAGLVVDRVIALVDREEGGREAIEKLVETVQAVFTRSEIMELYGNR; encoded by the coding sequence ATGAAAAAGCGTCTTGCCGAGCTCATCATCGAACGGTCATTCCAATATCGTGAAGACCCTCCCTTTACGCTTGCCTCGGGACGGCAGAGCAACTACTACTTCAACTGCAAGACCACCACCCTCGATCCGGAGGGCATGTACCTGATCGGGAATGTCATCTTCGACATACTCGCAGGATCGAACGTCACCGCCGCCGGTGGCCTGACCCTGGGCGCCGATCCGATGGCGAACGCCCTTTCCCTTGTCTCCTATGAGCGGGGACGGCCCATCAAGGCTTTTATCGTCAGGAAGGAAGTGAAGGCTCACGGTACGGGCAGGGCCGTTGAAGGGAACGTCCAGGCGGGAGAGCGGGTCGTTATCCTTGACGATGTCATTACCACAGGCGGGTCCACCATAACGGCCATCGAACGGGCGCGTGAAGCGGGCCTCGTCGTTGACCGCGTCATCGCCCTGGTGGATCGCGAGGAAGGGGGACGGGAAGCGATCGAGAAACTGGTCGAGACGGTCCAGGCCGTGTTTACCAGAAGCGAGATCATGGAACTGTACGGGAATCGATGA
- a CDS encoding TRL-like family protein translates to MRSGTRSLSIIVLLGILCVCAGCGGIYTNVRTPMPTLDMQLGAESQEKTGTASAEMFLWFFVVGDCSVARAMKDGGITEIHHVDAEMVNYLFGVYGKFTTIVYGE, encoded by the coding sequence ATGAGGAGCGGAACCCGTTCTCTGTCCATCATTGTTCTTCTGGGTATCCTTTGCGTGTGTGCGGGGTGTGGTGGGATCTATACCAATGTGAGAACTCCCATGCCCACATTGGATATGCAGCTCGGCGCCGAAAGCCAGGAAAAGACGGGAACGGCCTCGGCGGAAATGTTTCTCTGGTTTTTCGTGGTGGGAGATTGCAGCGTGGCCCGGGCGATGAAGGATGGTGGGATCACTGAGATACACCACGTGGACGCAGAGATGGTCAACTATCTCTTCGGCGTGTACGGAAAGTTCACTACCATCGTTTACGGAGAATAG
- a CDS encoding efflux RND transporter periplasmic adaptor subunit, translating to MKKIVIAAVLVLLIVIGWQMYKRTGISSEQPAGRNNPVVAVETVPVARTVIREVGIFTGTLLPRSQFDVAPKIPGRLEKLFVNIGDPVKRGQLIALIDDDEYVQQVNQARAELDVAMANREETRSSLNLAEREYERAQALREKKILSESDLDAAEANYKVTLARQKVAEAQVVQKEAELKTAQVRLDYARIAVTWEVNGESRFVGERFVDEGAMLTANTPIASIIDISSLKAVIHVIERDYTRVRVGQPAIISTDAFPGRTFMGTIDRVAPLLKEAARQARVEIDVPNPEGVLKPGMFVRVDIEFDRHEDAVVVPVDSLVKNGNGWSLYLADLQTMKAVRVPVKVGIINGTAAEIVEPALSGFVIIVGQHLLEDGAAISLPGKTDETSS from the coding sequence ATGAAGAAAATAGTGATTGCCGCCGTGCTGGTCCTTCTTATTGTGATCGGCTGGCAGATGTATAAAAGAACGGGAATATCTTCGGAGCAACCTGCCGGGAGGAACAACCCCGTTGTCGCTGTTGAAACGGTGCCGGTCGCCAGGACGGTCATCCGGGAAGTGGGGATTTTTACGGGTACTCTGCTGCCCCGTTCCCAGTTCGATGTGGCTCCGAAGATCCCGGGACGGCTCGAAAAGCTCTTTGTGAACATCGGTGACCCCGTGAAGCGCGGGCAGTTGATCGCTCTCATCGATGACGATGAATACGTTCAGCAGGTGAACCAGGCACGGGCCGAGCTTGACGTGGCGATGGCAAACCGGGAGGAAACCCGCAGTTCCCTGAACCTGGCCGAACGGGAGTATGAGCGCGCCCAGGCGCTTCGGGAAAAGAAGATCCTGTCGGAATCCGACCTTGATGCCGCCGAAGCGAACTATAAGGTCACCCTTGCCCGGCAGAAGGTCGCCGAGGCCCAGGTGGTCCAGAAAGAAGCTGAACTGAAAACGGCGCAGGTCCGGCTCGACTATGCCCGCATCGCGGTTACCTGGGAGGTGAACGGGGAATCCCGCTTCGTCGGCGAGCGTTTTGTCGATGAAGGGGCCATGCTGACGGCGAACACCCCGATCGCTTCGATCATCGATATCAGCTCCCTCAAGGCAGTGATACATGTCATTGAGCGGGACTATACGCGGGTGCGGGTGGGACAACCGGCCATCATCAGCACCGATGCCTTCCCCGGCAGGACGTTCATGGGTACCATCGACCGTGTCGCGCCACTCCTCAAGGAAGCGGCCCGGCAGGCTCGTGTGGAGATCGATGTGCCCAATCCCGAGGGGGTGCTCAAGCCGGGCATGTTCGTCCGCGTCGATATCGAATTCGACCGGCATGAGGACGCCGTCGTCGTGCCTGTCGATTCTCTTGTCAAGAACGGGAACGGCTGGAGCCTCTATCTCGCGGACCTTCAGACGATGAAGGCGGTGCGTGTTCCGGTGAAGGTGGGGATCATCAACGGTACCGCGGCCGAGATAGTCGAACCCGCTCTTTCAGGGTTCGTCATTATCGTCGGGCAGCATCTCCTCGAGGACGGTGCAGCCATTTCGTTGCCCGGGAAAACGGACGAAACGTCGTCTTGA
- a CDS encoding efflux RND transporter permease subunit, whose amino-acid sequence MNLSRAAVHRPVFTVMVILIILILGAVSLLHLPIDLMPDITYPTLTIRCLYEDASPEEIEELVTRPIEEAMSAVPGVESVYSASAEGVSNVRVTFSWGTDLDTAANDIRDRLDRVISVLPDEAERPTLRKFDIANFPVLIFGASGAMGPLQLRKIIDDDVKYRIERVPGVASLDVWGGYEREIQVNLDAAKIKAMGFPLDQILDAIKAGNVNLPAGTVERGQIEVTMRTSGEFTNLDQIGGTVVAIRDGAPIKLVDIASVDNTWKKITRIIRVNGEPGVRLGVQKQSGANTVEVARKVLDEARKINRDMPQIRLTPIIDTSDYIRNSITNVGFMALFGGLLAVLVLLFFLRNIISTLIIATAIPISIIATFALMYFGGLTLNLMTLGGLALGIGMLVDNAIVVLENIYRHREEGETAEEGTIRGSGEVTAAIIASTLTTLAVFLPLVFIRGMSGVMFKQLAIVVSFALLCALLVALTLVPMMAAKLMHPVRDYSGNRVLQRLYRFSSLFFVRMEDGYKRLLHFALDHTVMVVAGTLLVLGGSLLLIPAVGVEFMPATDEGEVRVNAEMKIGTRLDILSDVFRNIEDVVAREVPEAKNTVTSIGGASWRSQGSHTGQMRIALKPKAKRSRTSDQVAADLRRKLTGIPGVVIRTRSGQGLMILRIFSGGETERVQIDIRGYDLETADLLAGRVQKIVESVEGVTDAQVSRESGNPEEVIHVDRQKAADMNLTVSQIANMLQTVLSGTNAGTYREGGDEYDIRVKIADADKLDLREILDMTLVSSGGEPVVLRNVVAIEPKTGPARIERKDQERTITVSANISGRDMGSILDDIRERLTALAVPRNFSIVFSGDYEEQQKAFRELLVSLILALVLVYMVMASLYESLRYPLVVMFSVPFAAIGVILMLFFSGTTFNVQSFIGCIMLGGIVVNNAILLVDHINLLRRRDAMLLREAIEEAGRRRLRPILMTAMTTILAMVPLAIGLGEGGEVQAPLARAVIGGLISSTLITLLIVPTVYLFFETRLTRTAGKEKP is encoded by the coding sequence GTGAATCTTTCCCGCGCCGCTGTTCACCGACCCGTATTCACCGTCATGGTCATCCTCATCATTCTGATCCTGGGAGCGGTGTCGCTGCTCCATCTTCCCATCGACCTGATGCCCGATATCACCTATCCGACGCTGACCATCCGGTGCCTTTATGAAGATGCCAGTCCCGAGGAGATAGAGGAACTGGTGACGAGGCCCATTGAAGAGGCCATGAGCGCGGTGCCGGGCGTCGAGAGCGTTTACTCAGCTTCCGCCGAGGGGGTGAGTAATGTGCGGGTGACCTTTTCCTGGGGGACGGACCTTGATACGGCGGCGAACGATATCCGCGACCGCCTCGACCGGGTGATATCGGTACTTCCCGATGAGGCCGAACGCCCGACCCTCCGTAAATTCGATATCGCCAATTTCCCCGTTCTCATCTTCGGGGCGTCGGGCGCAATGGGTCCCCTCCAGTTGCGCAAGATCATCGACGACGATGTCAAGTACCGGATAGAACGGGTCCCGGGTGTGGCGTCACTTGATGTCTGGGGCGGGTATGAACGGGAGATCCAGGTCAATCTCGATGCCGCTAAGATCAAGGCCATGGGTTTCCCCCTCGATCAGATCCTCGATGCGATCAAGGCGGGAAACGTGAACCTGCCCGCCGGGACCGTGGAGCGGGGGCAGATCGAGGTCACCATGCGCACGTCGGGTGAGTTCACTAACCTCGATCAGATCGGGGGGACCGTTGTGGCGATCCGTGACGGAGCGCCCATCAAGCTCGTCGACATCGCCAGTGTCGATAACACCTGGAAAAAGATCACCCGGATAATTCGCGTAAACGGCGAGCCAGGCGTGCGGCTCGGTGTTCAGAAACAATCGGGGGCCAATACCGTCGAGGTCGCGCGGAAAGTCCTCGATGAAGCCCGGAAGATCAACCGTGACATGCCGCAGATACGGCTCACGCCGATCATCGATACATCGGACTATATCAGGAATTCGATCACCAACGTGGGTTTCATGGCCCTCTTCGGCGGTCTCCTGGCGGTCCTCGTGCTTCTCTTTTTTCTTCGCAACATCATCAGCACCCTCATCATTGCCACGGCCATACCAATTTCGATTATCGCCACCTTCGCACTCATGTACTTCGGGGGGCTTACCCTGAACCTCATGACCCTGGGCGGCCTTGCCCTCGGTATCGGTATGCTGGTGGACAACGCCATCGTGGTATTGGAAAACATCTACCGGCACCGCGAAGAAGGCGAAACGGCGGAAGAAGGGACCATCCGGGGAAGCGGAGAGGTGACCGCCGCGATCATCGCCAGCACGCTCACGACACTGGCCGTGTTCCTGCCCCTGGTCTTTATCCGCGGCATGTCGGGTGTCATGTTCAAACAACTGGCGATCGTGGTCAGCTTCGCTCTCCTCTGTGCCCTGCTGGTCGCCCTGACCCTCGTTCCCATGATGGCGGCGAAACTTATGCACCCGGTCAGGGATTATTCCGGCAACAGAGTGCTGCAGCGGTTGTATCGCTTCAGTTCGCTCTTTTTCGTCCGCATGGAGGACGGGTACAAACGCCTTCTCCACTTCGCCCTCGATCACACTGTAATGGTCGTTGCGGGAACCCTGCTGGTCCTCGGCGGAAGCCTTCTTCTGATCCCTGCCGTGGGCGTTGAGTTCATGCCTGCCACGGACGAGGGAGAGGTTCGTGTGAATGCCGAAATGAAGATCGGGACCCGGCTTGATATTCTTTCCGATGTGTTCCGGAATATTGAAGACGTGGTTGCAAGAGAGGTGCCGGAGGCGAAGAACACGGTTACCAGCATCGGAGGGGCGAGCTGGCGTTCCCAGGGCTCGCACACAGGGCAAATGCGTATTGCCTTGAAACCAAAGGCGAAGCGCTCGCGTACCAGTGATCAGGTCGCAGCCGACCTGCGCAGGAAGCTGACCGGCATTCCCGGCGTCGTTATTCGAACGAGATCGGGCCAAGGGCTCATGATTCTCCGGATCTTTTCTGGCGGGGAAACGGAAAGGGTCCAGATCGATATCAGGGGATACGACCTGGAAACGGCCGATCTCCTCGCCGGGCGGGTTCAGAAAATCGTCGAGTCCGTTGAGGGGGTGACCGATGCCCAGGTCAGCAGGGAGTCCGGAAATCCTGAAGAGGTTATTCATGTGGACCGGCAGAAGGCGGCTGACATGAACCTGACGGTCTCGCAGATCGCCAACATGCTCCAGACCGTCCTTTCAGGCACCAATGCCGGGACCTACCGTGAGGGAGGCGATGAATACGATATCCGTGTCAAGATTGCGGATGCCGACAAACTGGACCTCCGGGAGATACTCGACATGACGCTGGTTTCATCGGGAGGTGAGCCCGTGGTCCTGAGGAATGTGGTCGCCATCGAGCCGAAAACAGGCCCCGCCCGCATCGAGCGAAAGGATCAGGAACGAACGATCACGGTCTCCGCCAATATCAGCGGGCGGGACATGGGCTCCATTCTTGATGACATCCGTGAAAGACTGACCGCACTGGCGGTTCCCCGCAATTTCAGCATCGTTTTCAGCGGCGATTATGAAGAACAGCAGAAGGCCTTTCGGGAACTGCTCGTAAGCCTCATCCTCGCGCTGGTTCTCGTCTACATGGTCATGGCATCGCTCTATGAATCGCTCCGCTACCCCCTGGTGGTCATGTTCTCCGTTCCATTCGCCGCCATCGGTGTCATCCTGATGCTCTTTTTCAGCGGTACCACCTTCAATGTCCAGTCCTTCATCGGGTGTATCATGCTGGGCGGGATCGTCGTCAATAATGCCATACTGCTTGTTGACCACATCAACCTTCTGCGGCGACGCGACGCGATGCTGCTCCGGGAAGCCATCGAGGAAGCGGGACGCCGGCGCCTCCGTCCCATTCTGATGACGGCCATGACGACCATACTGGCCATGGTTCCCCTGGCCATCGGACTGGGTGAGGGCGGCGAGGTACAGGCGCCGCTGGCGCGGGCCGTCATCGGGGGCCTTATCAGTTCTACCTTGATCACGCTCCTCATCGTCCCCACGGTGTATCTCTTCTTCGAGACGCGGCTTACAAGAACGGCGGGAAAGGAAAAACCATGA
- a CDS encoding TolC family protein has translation MMVKGGGNLFGRKGLVRPLLLAGIMLCLFSCMKPQPALETNYIGPVRQETPGETAREESIQPVQTETGPMQVTVRDAILMTLENNRSLAVEKMNPEIRRAEEEIERALFDPVIGTVYSRYREKRDAAILTTNEKLTNEVDAGIGVSAYLPTGTGVEVGFSTEESWSDLYSDDLHASRLGVSVTQALLQGGGLGYNLAALRQARLQTRATEYELRGFAEALVADIEETYWDYALTQRQIAIYCESLNLAEKQKSETEEMIRIGSLAESELVAAEAEIALRREGLINARSTLEKTRLRLLRLLNPPGENPWRRDVVLLDQPVVPDARLDDVEAHVAVALRMRPDLNESRVQEKQGDLEVVKTKNGLLPKMDFFISLGKTGYAESFGSSVGNIDGDSYDITAGVTLAYPIINRDERARHRRSLITAQQRRESVKNLAQLVQVDVRSAYIEVMRAKEQLSATEATRKLQEEKVRVETEKFHVGKSTTLLVAQAHRDLLESRISETRAVANYLKALVELYRLEGSLLERRGIVSPGAM, from the coding sequence ATGATGGTGAAGGGAGGCGGAAACCTGTTCGGAAGAAAGGGACTCGTCCGTCCCCTCCTGCTTGCGGGGATCATGCTCTGTCTCTTTTCCTGCATGAAGCCGCAACCGGCTCTTGAGACGAACTACATCGGGCCCGTCAGGCAGGAAACGCCGGGCGAGACCGCCCGCGAAGAATCGATACAGCCGGTTCAGACCGAGACGGGACCCATGCAGGTGACCGTGCGGGACGCGATCCTCATGACGCTGGAAAACAACCGCTCGCTGGCCGTAGAAAAGATGAACCCTGAGATCCGGAGGGCGGAAGAGGAAATTGAGCGGGCGCTCTTTGACCCCGTCATCGGCACCGTCTATTCCCGATACCGGGAAAAGCGCGATGCCGCGATACTTACAACGAATGAGAAACTGACCAACGAGGTCGATGCGGGAATCGGCGTGTCCGCATACCTGCCCACGGGGACCGGGGTGGAAGTCGGGTTTTCAACAGAGGAAAGCTGGTCGGATCTTTACAGTGACGATCTTCACGCATCGCGTCTGGGTGTCAGCGTAACCCAGGCCCTGCTCCAGGGAGGCGGGCTTGGTTACAATCTTGCCGCGCTGCGACAGGCCCGGTTGCAGACGAGGGCGACGGAGTATGAGCTTCGAGGGTTTGCCGAAGCCCTTGTCGCGGACATTGAAGAAACATACTGGGATTATGCCCTGACGCAGCGACAGATCGCCATTTATTGTGAGTCGCTGAACCTGGCAGAAAAACAGAAGAGCGAGACCGAAGAAATGATCCGGATCGGTTCCCTGGCAGAATCTGAACTCGTTGCGGCAGAAGCGGAGATCGCCCTGCGAAGGGAAGGACTCATAAACGCGCGAAGCACCCTGGAAAAAACCCGGTTGCGGCTTCTTAGGCTCTTGAACCCGCCCGGTGAGAATCCCTGGCGGCGTGATGTCGTACTTCTCGACCAGCCGGTTGTTCCCGATGCACGGCTTGATGATGTTGAAGCCCACGTGGCGGTGGCGCTCCGGATGCGGCCGGACCTCAACGAATCCCGCGTGCAGGAAAAACAGGGCGACCTGGAGGTCGTCAAAACAAAGAACGGACTTCTTCCGAAGATGGATTTTTTCATCAGCCTGGGAAAGACGGGATATGCCGAATCTTTTGGCTCCTCCGTCGGAAACATCGACGGGGATTCCTATGATATCACGGCGGGCGTCACCCTTGCGTATCCGATCATCAACCGGGACGAACGGGCCCGTCACCGGCGTTCCCTCATAACGGCGCAGCAGAGGCGGGAGTCGGTGAAAAATCTTGCCCAACTGGTGCAGGTAGATGTCCGGTCAGCCTATATAGAGGTCATGCGGGCGAAGGAACAGCTCAGTGCCACTGAAGCCACCCGAAAGCTGCAGGAAGAGAAGGTCCGGGTTGAAACGGAAAAGTTTCACGTGGGCAAGTCAACGACACTGCTTGTTGCCCAGGCGCACCGTGACCTTCTGGAAAGCCGGATATCGGAGACCAGGGCCGTTGCGAACTACCTCAAGGCGCTGGTCGAACTGTACCGGCTCGAGGGTTCCCTGCTCGAACGTCGCGGTATCGTCTCCCCTGGCGCGATGTAA
- the nfi gene encoding deoxyribonuclease V codes for MKITSPHAWNIGYREARTVQEQLAEKLILRDDHKPLKIGTIAGADISYSRHNDLFFASVLILDFETMEVIEESYFSERVSFPYIPGLLTFREGPPLIRAFEKLRRRPDAVIFDGQGIAHPRGFGLASHLGLILDIPSIGCAKTRLVGTFQEPGPERGDFSDLLHDDAVVGSVLRTRNRVKPLFISQGHRISLATAQAVVLASCRGYRLPEPTRRAHLSVNRLRLSFENTANARG; via the coding sequence GTGAAGATCACCTCTCCTCATGCATGGAACATCGGGTATAGAGAGGCCAGGACCGTCCAGGAACAACTTGCGGAAAAACTGATCCTCCGCGATGATCACAAGCCATTGAAGATCGGCACGATAGCCGGAGCTGACATATCATATTCACGGCATAACGATCTGTTTTTCGCCTCCGTGTTGATCCTTGATTTTGAAACGATGGAGGTTATTGAAGAATCATATTTCTCGGAACGGGTCTCATTTCCCTATATCCCCGGACTCCTCACATTCAGGGAAGGACCGCCCCTCATTCGGGCCTTTGAGAAACTTCGAAGGCGTCCTGATGCGGTCATATTCGACGGCCAGGGAATCGCCCATCCCCGGGGATTCGGGCTGGCGTCCCACCTGGGTCTGATCCTCGATATCCCCTCGATCGGGTGCGCCAAGACACGGCTCGTGGGGACCTTTCAGGAACCGGGGCCGGAACGGGGTGACTTCTCCGACCTGCTGCACGATGATGCCGTGGTGGGTTCCGTCCTTCGCACCCGAAACCGGGTAAAACCACTGTTCATTTCCCAGGGACACCGGATCAGCCTTGCAACGGCACAGGCCGTCGTTCTCGCCTCCTGCCGCGGCTATCGCCTTCCCGAACCCACCCGCCGCGCCCACCTGTCGGTGAACCGGCTGCGGCTTTCCTTTGAAAATACAGCGAATGCAAGGGGTTGA
- a CDS encoding bifunctional riboflavin kinase/FAD synthetase: MTMEIIRDLNDIPKELKHSIITIGNFDGIHLGHQAIFRKVLEEAVERNRKSLVITFDPHPQKVLHPEKKTFYLLTLLEEKLKLMEEMWIDAVIVIPFTPEFSRNEAGTFIRNILWEKLKIQKIYIGYDYAFGRGKEGNARFLKTMGEELGFQVEEIGAVTVDGMIVSSTNIRLSINEGQVSRAAKMLARPYNVSGVVVRGRQRGTDIGIPTANIESEKVIPGMGVYAIIAEVEGTRYQGVLNIGYSPTFGDNEFTIEVHLLNFQGDIYGKDIDLFFIERLRDEQRFDSPKLLVEQIKHDIDQAKHILAPYVI, encoded by the coding sequence ATGACAATGGAAATAATCAGAGACCTGAATGACATACCGAAAGAGTTGAAGCACTCCATCATCACCATCGGCAACTTTGACGGGATACACCTCGGTCACCAGGCCATATTCAGAAAAGTCCTGGAAGAGGCCGTGGAACGGAACCGGAAATCCCTTGTCATCACCTTTGACCCCCATCCCCAGAAGGTCCTTCACCCCGAGAAAAAAACCTTCTACCTTCTTACCCTGCTTGAAGAAAAACTGAAGCTTATGGAAGAGATGTGGATCGATGCCGTTATCGTCATCCCCTTCACACCGGAGTTCTCCCGCAACGAGGCAGGTACCTTTATCCGGAATATTCTCTGGGAAAAGCTGAAGATCCAGAAGATCTATATCGGCTATGATTATGCCTTCGGCAGGGGAAAGGAGGGAAACGCTCGGTTTCTCAAGACCATGGGGGAAGAGCTCGGCTTTCAGGTGGAGGAGATCGGTGCGGTCACTGTGGACGGCATGATAGTGAGCAGCACCAATATCCGGCTCTCGATAAACGAGGGGCAGGTCTCGCGGGCGGCAAAAATGCTCGCCAGGCCGTACAATGTAAGCGGGGTCGTCGTGAGAGGCCGGCAACGGGGCACGGACATCGGAATTCCCACAGCCAACATAGAGTCGGAAAAGGTCATCCCCGGCATGGGTGTCTACGCCATCATCGCCGAGGTCGAGGGAACCCGCTACCAGGGGGTCCTCAACATCGGGTACAGTCCCACCTTCGGTGACAATGAGTTTACCATAGAGGTACATCTTCTCAATTTCCAGGGCGACATCTATGGAAAGGATATCGATCTTTTCTTTATCGAGCGGCTCAGGGACGAACAACGGTTCGACAGCCCCAAGCTGCTGGTGGAACAGATCAAGCACGATATCGACCAGGCGAAGCACATCCTGGCACCCTATGTCATCTGA